A single window of Pontibacter actiniarum DNA harbors:
- a CDS encoding dihydrolipoyl dehydrogenase family protein, with protein MKYDVFVIGAGMAGAAVAKKCAKAGLKTAISDFRPYGGTCALRGCDPKKVLIDGASLQEQVQRHLGKGLNGEVKIDWGELMTFKDTFTDPVPENMEKGFEKAGIDTYHAPVSFLNESTLQVGQEEIFAERIVVVTGARPRVLDAQGVAYTITSDDFLNLEALPEHITFLGGGYISFEFAHLAARAGTRVTIIEHGPRPLKHFEQDMVDELMRVSEEAGIDIILNCQVQCITQKGSGYEVSLEGRETLETGLVVSAIGRVPEVGQLELNKGKVRHGRKGIAVNEYLQSTSNPRVYAAGDVADTEGLPLTPVAVYEGHFLATNIIKGNSKKVNYPEIPTVVFTIPSLASVGLTEKQAREQGLDYKVKTHDARQWFNGRRHRAHAYAYKVLMSKTDGSILGAHLVGPFAEETINIFALAMKAGMKARDLKSFPFSYPSMASDVSYMS; from the coding sequence ATGAAATATGATGTGTTTGTGATTGGTGCTGGAATGGCCGGTGCCGCCGTGGCCAAGAAGTGCGCGAAAGCTGGGCTGAAGACTGCTATCTCCGACTTCCGGCCTTACGGGGGCACCTGTGCCCTGCGGGGCTGTGATCCGAAGAAAGTGCTTATTGACGGTGCCAGCCTGCAGGAGCAGGTGCAGCGGCATTTGGGGAAAGGCCTTAACGGGGAGGTGAAAATTGACTGGGGTGAGTTGATGACCTTTAAGGACACTTTCACGGATCCTGTGCCTGAGAACATGGAGAAGGGATTTGAGAAGGCCGGAATAGACACGTACCATGCTCCTGTCTCTTTTCTGAATGAGTCCACTTTGCAGGTGGGTCAGGAGGAGATTTTCGCTGAAAGAATAGTGGTGGTTACTGGTGCACGCCCAAGGGTGTTGGACGCACAAGGGGTAGCGTATACCATCACAAGCGACGATTTCCTGAACCTCGAAGCACTACCGGAGCACATTACCTTTTTGGGCGGCGGCTATATTTCCTTTGAGTTTGCCCACCTTGCCGCACGCGCAGGCACCCGTGTCACGATCATAGAGCACGGCCCCCGTCCCCTGAAGCATTTTGAACAAGACATGGTGGACGAGCTGATGCGGGTATCAGAAGAGGCAGGCATAGACATAATACTGAACTGTCAGGTGCAGTGCATCACACAAAAGGGCAGCGGTTATGAAGTCAGCCTGGAAGGCAGGGAGACACTTGAAACGGGGCTAGTAGTGAGCGCCATTGGGCGCGTGCCCGAAGTAGGACAGCTTGAGCTGAACAAAGGCAAAGTAAGGCACGGCAGAAAAGGAATAGCGGTAAATGAGTACCTGCAAAGCACCTCCAACCCCCGCGTGTATGCGGCCGGAGATGTGGCCGACACAGAAGGCTTACCCTTAACACCGGTGGCTGTTTATGAGGGCCACTTCCTGGCGACAAATATCATCAAGGGCAACAGCAAAAAAGTGAACTACCCAGAGATTCCCACGGTGGTCTTCACCATTCCGTCACTAGCATCTGTGGGGCTTACTGAAAAGCAGGCGAGGGAGCAGGGGCTGGACTACAAGGTAAAAACACATGACGCAAGGCAGTGGTTTAACGGCAGAAGGCACCGCGCCCATGCTTACGCTTACAAAGTGCTGATGAGCAAAACTGACGGAAGCATACTTGGTGCGCACCTGGTGGGCCCGTTCGCGGAAGAGACGATCAATATTTTTGCTTTAGCTATGAAAGCAGGGATGAAGGCAAGAGACCTGAAGAGCTTTCCTTTCAGCTACCCTTCCATGGCATCCGATGTAAGCTACATGTCATAG